In the Euphorbia lathyris chromosome 5, ddEupLath1.1, whole genome shotgun sequence genome, one interval contains:
- the LOC136229901 gene encoding vicilin-like seed storage protein At2g18540, giving the protein MTGSGKLSWSDDGKEMRRMEIKRGDVYRLYAGSVFFVQSNLETERQNLRIYSIYSNTDEDIYVGAYSSISDLVLGFDRKLLKSAFNAGDDVVEEMVNASRPEAIVHAMPEEEKKKSIFKEIEARIVKAVIGNTDSPFYDFSNGKKKSKTFNILEANPDFENCNGWSVTVDRKDLKSLRHTNIGIFMVNLTKGSMMGPHWNPLATEIAIVVQGEGMIKVVCGSNANETECKNMRFRVKEGDVFTVPRFHPMAQMSFNNDTFVFMGFSTSTRRNYPQFLAGKSSVLQTLSRDILALSFNVTNTTIDALLTPQEEAIILDCTSCAEEEELKMVKEWEEEKARERGEERKREKEKRRRRRRREEEGGRKEGERRGEKEGGRGGC; this is encoded by the exons atGACCGGGAGTGGAAAGCTGAGCTGGTCAGATGATGGAAAAGAAATGAGGAGAATGGAGATTAAAAGAGGAGATGTTTATAGGTTATATGCAGGTTCTGTTTTCTTTGTGCAGAGTAATTTAGAGACTGAGAGGCAAAATCTCAGGATTTATTCTATCTATTCAAATACAGATGAAGACATCTAT GTGGGAGCATATTCAAGCATAAGTGATCTGGTGCTTGGATTTGACAGGAAACTACTGAAATCAGCATTTAATGCTGGAGATGATGTGGTAGAAGAAATGGTAAATGCAAGCAGACCAGAAGCTATAGTGCATGCAATGCctgaggaggagaagaagaaatcaaTATTCAAAGAAATTGAAGCAAGAATTGTAAAAGCTGTGATTGGAAACACTGATTCCCCTTTTTATGATTTCAGTAATGGCAAAAAGAAAAGCAAGACATTCAACATTCTTGAAGCTAATCCTGATTTTGAGAACTGTAATGGCTGGAGTGTTACTGTGGATAGAAAGGACTTGAAATCTCTCAGACACACTAATATTGGCATTTTCATGGTCAATTTGACTAAG GGATCAATGATGGGGCCACATTGGAATCCATTGGCTACAGAGATAGCAATAGTTGTACAAGGGGAAGGGATGATAAAGGTGGTTTGTGGAAGCAATGCAAATGAGACAGAATGCAAGAACATGAGGTTTAGAGTTAAAGAAGGAGATGTTTTTACAGTACCAAGATTTCATCCAATGGCTCAAATGTCATTCAACAATGATACATTTGTGTTTATGGGATTTAGCACATCAACAAGGAGGAATTACCCTCAATTTTTAGCTGGGAAAAGCTCTGTTCTTCAGACTTTGAGTAGAGACATTTTGGCTTTGTCTTTTAATGTGACTAACACTACCATTGATGCTCTCTTGACTCCTCAGGAGGAAGCAATCATATTGGATTGCACTTCTTGTGCTGAGGAAGAGGAATTGAAAATGGTAAAAGAATGGGAGGAAGAGAAAGCTAGAGAGAGAGGAGAGGAGAGGAAGAGGGagaaagagaaaagaagaagaagaagaagaagagaggaagaGGGAGGAAGAAAAGAAGGGGAAAGAAGAGGAGAGAAAGAGGGAGGAAGAGGAGGCTGCtaa
- the LOC136230208 gene encoding probable protein phosphatase 2C 80, whose translation MPSGFFVKLNLGFRTALITRNSSSSLFNPSNFSVRRSLGGYSMAASGSKPVLNDIHVDDIITTCGNGLDFSKPSGAFFADGSRANCLKSSVRMINGELPKSRLVCGYSRKVGFLNNFGSRPLLKNFNTLSSLQFGAARDMSFDGNSKEEQPVNSTLVSGQTLKLISGSCYLPHPDKEATGGEDAHFICEEQQAIGVADGVGGWADVGINAGDYARELMSNSVSAIEEEPRGSIDPFRVLEKAHSSTKAPGSSTACIIALTNEGINAINLGDSGFMVVRDGHTVFQSPVQQHGFNFTYQLESGGSGDLPSSGQVFTFPVSSGDIIIAGTDGLFDNLYNNEVTAIVVHAARAGLAPQSTAQKIAALARQRALDKNRQTPFSSAAQEAGFRYYGGKLDDITVVVSCIRSSNTV comes from the exons ATGCCATCTGGTTTCTTTGTGAAGCTCAATTTAGGATTTAGGACAGCGTTAATTACTAGGAATTCATCTTCTTCGTTGTTTAATCCCAGTAATTTCTCAGTTAGGCGTTCTCTTGGTGGCTATTCTATGGCTGCCTCTGGTTCTAAACCTGTTCTTAACGATATTCATGTGGATGATATTATTACTACTTGTGGGAATGGATTGGACTTCTCCAAACCTAGCGGTGCGTTTTTCGCCGATGGAAGTAGAGCTAATTGTTTGAAATCGAGCGTGAGAATGATTAATGGGGAATTGCCCAAAAGTCGGTTGGTTTGTGGGTACTCAAGAAAGGTCGGATTTTTGAATAATTTTGGGTCTAGGCCATTGTTGAAAAACTTCAACACCTTGTCTTCTCTTCAATTTGGGGCCGCTCGTGATATGTCGTTTGATGGGAATTCTAAGGAGGAACAGCCAGTAAATTCCACTCTGGTATCTGGCCA AACATTGAAGTTGATATCAGGATCTTGTTACTTGCCACATCCTGATAAGGAGGCCACGGGTGGGGAAGATGCGCACTTTATATGTGAAGAGCAACAAGCCATTGGTGTGGCAGATGGAGTAGGGGGTTGGGCAGATGTTGGAATCAACGCCGGAGATTATGCTCGTGAACTTATGTCCAATTCAGTAAGTGCAATTGAAGAGGAGCCCAGGGGATCAATTGATCCATTCAGAGTGCTGGAGAAGGCACATTCAAGCACAAAAGCTCCGGGTTCATCAACAGCCTGTATAATTGCACTTACAAATGAG GGAATAAATGCTATTAATCTAGGAGACAGTGGGTTTATGGTGGTTCGAGATGGGCACACCGTATTCCAATCCCCTGTGCAGCAGCACGGTTTCAATTTTACATACCAACTTGAGAGCGGAGGCAGTGGCGATTTACCCAGCTCCGGACAG GTTTTCACATTTCCTGTTTCTTCCGGTGATATAATTATCGCTGGCACCGACGGATTATTCGACAACTTGTATAACAACGAGGTCACTGCCATTGTTGTTCATGCTGCAAGAGCTGGTTTAGCGCCTCAATCAACAGCCCAGAAGATTGCAGCTTTGGCACGTCAACGAGCACTTGACAAGAACCGGCAGACACCTTTTTCATCTGCTGCTCAAGAAGCTGGGTTCCGATACTATGGCGGTAAACTTGACGATATAACTGTTGTCGTGTCATGCATAAGGAGCTCTAACACGGTGTGA